Proteins encoded in a region of the Ziziphus jujuba cultivar Dongzao chromosome 3, ASM3175591v1 genome:
- the LOC107423491 gene encoding protein MEI2-like 1 isoform X2 — MQRGVSASPHFFEDICYSSEREVRKPKTMPNYQAHSVDCSEMPLSNLSREQAERQSIGQGVAPFSKASWKPMDHHLKLWPDLYKKPVSYSMDGKTSLINESHHESGLFSSSMTEMFSRKLRLSANDVLSHQPANIVVSHDEEEPFESLKEIEAQTIGNLLPDEDDLFSGVTDKFGYKGHANNMHEFEDFDLFSSSGGMELEGDDHPSVGLREYHLVGGVSSGQSGCIGSFAGEHPSRTLFVRNINSNVEDSELKALFEKYGDIQALYTSCKHRGFVMISYYDIRAAQNAMRALQSKPLRRRMLDIHYSIPKDNPSEKDVNQGTLAVFNLDSSVSNDELRQIFGVYGQIKDIHETPHKQHGKFVEFYDIRAAEAALRALNKTDIGGKQVKLEPSCPGGARQGSMQVPEQEQNGTDLGHSPCNNLSLGCKGVIVSSWMINGLNQGVYSVIQSPMNTFTENSLSHQTSSVTNVLPSPVRMASAGKQVGFYDSNNNSLDEMNFGNQRIPTFHPHSFPEYHDSLAHGIPCNSSTTLADLTSMGLRMTEGMDSRHFHGASTTRHAVEHKVGVVGSSGNGSGPVHEHRNVWNNPNQYQQHPSSPMMWQNSPSFVNGLHAHRIPLMSGFPRAPPHMLNSASSLPHHIGSAPSVTPSLWERHAYSGESPETSSLHLGSLGSPGFSGSPHLHPMEISSHNMLSQVGGNCMDMTTNVGQHSSQHICHIFPGRNPVISMPTSFDSPNDHARNLSHRRNEVNSNSADKKQYELDIDRILHGEDSRTTLMIKNIPNKYTSKMLLAAIDEHCRGTYDFLYLPIDFKNKCNVGYAFINMIDPQQIVPFHLAFNGKKWEKFNSEKVASLAYARIQGKSALIAHFQNSSLMNEDKRCRPILFHTDGPNAGDPEPFPMGTNIRSRPGKPRTNGNEGNYNQGISSVSASGEEYLNGLDLVPGSSKDSD, encoded by the exons ATGCAG AGGGGCGTATCTGCGTCTCCCCACTTCTTTGAAGACATTTGTTATTCTTCTGAG AGAGAAGTTAGGAAGCCGAAAACCATGCCCAATTATCAAG CGCATTCAGTGGATTGTTCAGAAATGCCACTGTCCAACCTATCCAGGGAACAAGCAGAAAGGCAAAGCATTGGTCAAGGAGTTGCCCCTTTCTCCAAGGCTTCATGGAAGCCTATGGATCACCATCTAAAATTGTGGCCAGATTTGTATAAGAAGCCAGTATCTTACAGCATGGATGGAAAGACAAGCCTTATTAATGAAAGCCACCATGAAAGTGGTCTATTCTCCAGCTCAATGACCGAAATGTTTAGTAGAAAAT TGAGATTATCGGCAAATGATGTTTTATCGCATCAGCCTGCTAATATTGTTGTTTCCCATGATGAGGAAGAACCTTTTGAATCTCTGAAAGAAATTGAGGCACAAACTATTGGGAATCTCCTTCCTGATGAAGATGATCTCTTTTCTGGTGTGACTGACAAGTTTGGTTACAAGGGTCATGCCAATAACATGCACGAATTTGAAGATTTTGATCTGTTTAGCAGTAGTGGAGGTATGGAATTAGAAGGAGATGATCATCCATCTGTGGGGCTTAGAGAGTATCATTTGGTTGGGGGAGTTTCAAGTGGTCAAAGTGGCTGTATTGGATCATTTGCTGGTGAACACCCCTCTAGGACACTTTTTGTCAGAAATATCAATAGCAATGTTGAAGATTCTGAATTGAAAGCTCTTTTTGAG AAATATGGAGATATTCAGGCCCTATACACATCCTGCAAGCATCGCGGATTTGTTATGATTTCTTATTATGATATAAGAGCAGCTCAAAATGCGATGAGAGCTCTTCAAAGTAAGCCACTGAGGCGTAGGATGCTTGACATACATTATTCAATTCCCAAG GACAATCCTTCTGAGAAAGATGTAAACCAGGGAACCCTAGCAGTATTCAACCTTGATTCTTCTGTTTCAAATGATGAGCTTCGTCAAATTTTTGGAGTTTATGGTCAAATTAAAGAT atcCATGAAACTCCACACAAGCAGCATGGCAAGTTCGtagaattttatgatattaGAGCTGCAGAGGCTGCACTTCGCGCATTGAATAAGACTGACATTGGTGGGAAGCAAGTCAAGCTGGAACCAAGCTGTCCAGGGGGTGCAAGACAAGG ATCGATGCAAGTACCTGAGCAGGAGCAAAATGGAACTGATCTTGGTCATAGCCCCTGCAACAACTTGTCATTGGGATGCAAAg GAGTAATTGTGTCAAGCTGGATGATTAATGGATTGAATCAGGGTGTATATTCTGTGATCCAGTCGCCTATGAATACATTTACAGAAAATTCTCTCTCTCACCAGACTTCTAGTGTTACAAATGTCTTGCCCTCTCCAGTGAGAATGGCCTCTGCTGGTAAACAAGTTGGCTTTTATGATTCAAATAATAACTCTCTGGATGAAATGAATTTTGGCAACCAACGGATTCCCACTTTCCATCCTCATTCCTTCCCTGAATATCATGATAGTTTAGCCCATGGTATTCCTTGCAATTCTTCAACTACTCTTGCAGACTTGACTAGCATGGGTCTCAGAATGACGGAAGGAATGGACAGCAGACACTTTCATGGAGCATCTACTACCAGGCATGCAGTGGAACATAAAGTAGGAG TTGTTGGATCTTCTGGGAATGGGAGTGGCCCTGTTCATGAACATCGTAATGTGTGGAATAACCCCAATCAATATCAGCAACATCCTTCAAGTCCTATGATGTGGCAGAATTCTCCATCATTTGTCAATGGTCTTCATGCACATCGCATTCCACTGATGTCTGGATTCCCTAGAGCACCACCACATATGTTGAACTCAGCCTCATCTTTGCCTCACCATATTGGATCGGCTCCATCTGTTACTCCCTCCCTCTGGGAAAGGCATGCCTATTCTGGGGAGTCTCCAGAAACTTCTAGTCTTCACCTTGGTTCTCTTGGAAGCCCAGGTTTTTCTGGTAGTCCTCATTTGCATCCTATGGAAATTTCTTCTCATAACATGCTTTCTCAAGTCGGTGGAAATTGCATGGATATGACCACAAATGTTGGGCAACACTCTTCTCAGCATATTTGCCACATCTTTCCAGGGAGGAACCCAGTGATTTCAATGCCTACCTCTTTTGATTCTCCGAATGATCATGCAAGAAATCTGTCCCATCGAAGAAATGAAGTTAACTCTAATAGTGCTGATAAAAAACAGTACGAACTGGATATTGACCGCATATTGCATGGTGAAGACAGCCGCACAACATTGATGATAAAGAATATTCCAAATAA GTATACTTCAAAGATGCTTCTTGCTGCAATTGATGAGCACTGTCGAGGAACTTATGACTTTCTTTATTTGCCAATTGACTTCAAG AACAAATGCAATGTGGGATATGCATTCATCAACATGATCGATCCTCAACAGATTGTTCCCTTCCATCTG GCATTCAATGGCAAAAAATGGGAGAAGTTTAACAGCGAAAAGGTGGCGTCTCTTGCATACGCTCGAATTCAGGGAAAATCTGCCCTTATTGCCCATTTCCAGAATTCAAGTTTAATGAACGAGGATAAAAGATGTCGTCCTATTCTCTTTCATACAGATGGTCCAAATGCAGGTGACCCG GAGCCATTTCCCATGGGTACCAATATCCGATCAAGACCAGGAAAGCCTCGAACAAATGGCAACGAGGGGAACTACAACCAAGGGATCTCTTCAGTGTCTGCAAGCGGAGAAGAATATCTCAATGGCCTGGATTTGGTACCTGGGTCTTCAAAGGATTCTGACTGA
- the LOC107423491 gene encoding protein MEI2-like 1 isoform X4: MPFELMDQRGVSASPHFFEDICYSSEREVRKPKTMPNYQAHSVDCSEMPLSNLSREQAERQSIGQGVAPFSKASWKPMDHHLKLWPDLYKKPVSYSMDGKTSLINESHHESGLFSSSMTEMFSRKLRLSANDVLSHQPANIVVSHDEEEPFESLKEIEAQTIGNLLPDEDDLFSGVTDKFGYKGHANNMHEFEDFDLFSSSGGMELEGDDHPSVGLREYHLVGGVSSGQSGCIGSFAGEHPSRTLFVRNINSNVEDSELKALFEKYGDIQALYTSCKHRGFVMISYYDIRAAQNAMRALQSKPLRRRMLDIHYSIPKDNPSEKDVNQGTLAVFNLDSSVSNDELRQIFGVYGQIKDIHETPHKQHGKFVEFYDIRAAEAALRALNKTDIGGKQVKLEPSCPGGARQGSMQVPEQEQNGTDLGHSPCNNLSLGCKGVIVSSWMINGLNQGVYSVIQSPMNTFTENSLSHQTSSVTNVLPSPVRMASAGKQVGFYDSNNNSLDEMNFGNQRIPTFHPHSFPEYHDSLAHGIPCNSSTTLADLTSMGLRMTEGMDSRHFHGASTTRHAVEHKVGVVGSSGNGSGPVHEHRNVWNNPNQYQQHPSSPMMWQNSPSFVNGLHAHRIPLMSGFPRAPPHMLNSASSLPHHIGSAPSVTPSLWERHAYSGESPETSSLHLGSLGSPGFSGSPHLHPMEISSHNMLSQVGGNCMDMTTNVGQHSSQHICHIFPGRNPVISMPTSFDSPNDHARNLSHRRNEVNSNSADKKQYELDIDRILHGEDSRTTLMIKNIPNKYTSKMLLAAIDEHCRGTYDFLYLPIDFKNKCNVGYAFINMIDPQQIVPFHLV; this comes from the exons ATGCCATTTGAACTTATGGATCAGAGGGGCGTATCTGCGTCTCCCCACTTCTTTGAAGACATTTGTTATTCTTCTGAG AGAGAAGTTAGGAAGCCGAAAACCATGCCCAATTATCAAG CGCATTCAGTGGATTGTTCAGAAATGCCACTGTCCAACCTATCCAGGGAACAAGCAGAAAGGCAAAGCATTGGTCAAGGAGTTGCCCCTTTCTCCAAGGCTTCATGGAAGCCTATGGATCACCATCTAAAATTGTGGCCAGATTTGTATAAGAAGCCAGTATCTTACAGCATGGATGGAAAGACAAGCCTTATTAATGAAAGCCACCATGAAAGTGGTCTATTCTCCAGCTCAATGACCGAAATGTTTAGTAGAAAAT TGAGATTATCGGCAAATGATGTTTTATCGCATCAGCCTGCTAATATTGTTGTTTCCCATGATGAGGAAGAACCTTTTGAATCTCTGAAAGAAATTGAGGCACAAACTATTGGGAATCTCCTTCCTGATGAAGATGATCTCTTTTCTGGTGTGACTGACAAGTTTGGTTACAAGGGTCATGCCAATAACATGCACGAATTTGAAGATTTTGATCTGTTTAGCAGTAGTGGAGGTATGGAATTAGAAGGAGATGATCATCCATCTGTGGGGCTTAGAGAGTATCATTTGGTTGGGGGAGTTTCAAGTGGTCAAAGTGGCTGTATTGGATCATTTGCTGGTGAACACCCCTCTAGGACACTTTTTGTCAGAAATATCAATAGCAATGTTGAAGATTCTGAATTGAAAGCTCTTTTTGAG AAATATGGAGATATTCAGGCCCTATACACATCCTGCAAGCATCGCGGATTTGTTATGATTTCTTATTATGATATAAGAGCAGCTCAAAATGCGATGAGAGCTCTTCAAAGTAAGCCACTGAGGCGTAGGATGCTTGACATACATTATTCAATTCCCAAG GACAATCCTTCTGAGAAAGATGTAAACCAGGGAACCCTAGCAGTATTCAACCTTGATTCTTCTGTTTCAAATGATGAGCTTCGTCAAATTTTTGGAGTTTATGGTCAAATTAAAGAT atcCATGAAACTCCACACAAGCAGCATGGCAAGTTCGtagaattttatgatattaGAGCTGCAGAGGCTGCACTTCGCGCATTGAATAAGACTGACATTGGTGGGAAGCAAGTCAAGCTGGAACCAAGCTGTCCAGGGGGTGCAAGACAAGG ATCGATGCAAGTACCTGAGCAGGAGCAAAATGGAACTGATCTTGGTCATAGCCCCTGCAACAACTTGTCATTGGGATGCAAAg GAGTAATTGTGTCAAGCTGGATGATTAATGGATTGAATCAGGGTGTATATTCTGTGATCCAGTCGCCTATGAATACATTTACAGAAAATTCTCTCTCTCACCAGACTTCTAGTGTTACAAATGTCTTGCCCTCTCCAGTGAGAATGGCCTCTGCTGGTAAACAAGTTGGCTTTTATGATTCAAATAATAACTCTCTGGATGAAATGAATTTTGGCAACCAACGGATTCCCACTTTCCATCCTCATTCCTTCCCTGAATATCATGATAGTTTAGCCCATGGTATTCCTTGCAATTCTTCAACTACTCTTGCAGACTTGACTAGCATGGGTCTCAGAATGACGGAAGGAATGGACAGCAGACACTTTCATGGAGCATCTACTACCAGGCATGCAGTGGAACATAAAGTAGGAG TTGTTGGATCTTCTGGGAATGGGAGTGGCCCTGTTCATGAACATCGTAATGTGTGGAATAACCCCAATCAATATCAGCAACATCCTTCAAGTCCTATGATGTGGCAGAATTCTCCATCATTTGTCAATGGTCTTCATGCACATCGCATTCCACTGATGTCTGGATTCCCTAGAGCACCACCACATATGTTGAACTCAGCCTCATCTTTGCCTCACCATATTGGATCGGCTCCATCTGTTACTCCCTCCCTCTGGGAAAGGCATGCCTATTCTGGGGAGTCTCCAGAAACTTCTAGTCTTCACCTTGGTTCTCTTGGAAGCCCAGGTTTTTCTGGTAGTCCTCATTTGCATCCTATGGAAATTTCTTCTCATAACATGCTTTCTCAAGTCGGTGGAAATTGCATGGATATGACCACAAATGTTGGGCAACACTCTTCTCAGCATATTTGCCACATCTTTCCAGGGAGGAACCCAGTGATTTCAATGCCTACCTCTTTTGATTCTCCGAATGATCATGCAAGAAATCTGTCCCATCGAAGAAATGAAGTTAACTCTAATAGTGCTGATAAAAAACAGTACGAACTGGATATTGACCGCATATTGCATGGTGAAGACAGCCGCACAACATTGATGATAAAGAATATTCCAAATAA GTATACTTCAAAGATGCTTCTTGCTGCAATTGATGAGCACTGTCGAGGAACTTATGACTTTCTTTATTTGCCAATTGACTTCAAG AACAAATGCAATGTGGGATATGCATTCATCAACATGATCGATCCTCAACAGATTGTTCCCTTCCATCTGGTTTGA
- the LOC107423491 gene encoding protein MEI2-like 1 isoform X3 codes for MPFELMDQRGVSASPHFFEDICYSSEREVRKPKTMPNYQAHSVDCSEMPLSNLSREQAERQSIGQGVAPFSKASWKPMDHHLKLWPDLYKKPVSYSMDGKTSLINESHHESGLFSSSMTEMFSRKLRLSANDVLSHQPANIVVSHDEEEPFESLKEIEAQTIGNLLPDEDDLFSGVTDKFGYKGHANNMHEFEDFDLFSSSGGMELEGDDHPSVGLREYHLVGGVSSGQSGCIGSFAGEHPSRTLFVRNINSNVEDSELKALFEKYGDIQALYTSCKHRGFVMISYYDIRAAQNAMRALQSKPLRRRMLDIHYSIPKDNPSEKDVNQGTLAVFNLDSSVSNDELRQIFGVYGQIKDIHETPHKQHGKFVEFYDIRAAEAALRALNKTDIGGKQVKLEPSCPGGARQGSMQVPEQEQNGTDLGHSPCNNLSLGCKGVIVSSWMINGLNQGVYSVIQSPMNTFTENSLSHQTSSVTNVLPSPVRMASAGKQVGFYDSNNNSLDEMNFGNQRIPTFHPHSFPEYHDSLAHGIPCNSSTTLADLTSMGLRMTEGMDSRHFHGASTTRHAVEHKVGVVGSSGNGSGPVHEHRNVWNNPNQYQQHPSSPMMWQNSPSFVNGLHAHRIPLMSGFPRAPPHMLNSASSLPHHIGSAPSVTPSLWERHAYSGESPETSSLHLGSLGSPGFSGRNPVISMPTSFDSPNDHARNLSHRRNEVNSNSADKKQYELDIDRILHGEDSRTTLMIKNIPNKYTSKMLLAAIDEHCRGTYDFLYLPIDFKNKCNVGYAFINMIDPQQIVPFHLAFNGKKWEKFNSEKVASLAYARIQGKSALIAHFQNSSLMNEDKRCRPILFHTDGPNAGDPEPFPMGTNIRSRPGKPRTNGNEGNYNQGISSVSASGEEYLNGLDLVPGSSKDSD; via the exons ATGCCATTTGAACTTATGGATCAGAGGGGCGTATCTGCGTCTCCCCACTTCTTTGAAGACATTTGTTATTCTTCTGAG AGAGAAGTTAGGAAGCCGAAAACCATGCCCAATTATCAAG CGCATTCAGTGGATTGTTCAGAAATGCCACTGTCCAACCTATCCAGGGAACAAGCAGAAAGGCAAAGCATTGGTCAAGGAGTTGCCCCTTTCTCCAAGGCTTCATGGAAGCCTATGGATCACCATCTAAAATTGTGGCCAGATTTGTATAAGAAGCCAGTATCTTACAGCATGGATGGAAAGACAAGCCTTATTAATGAAAGCCACCATGAAAGTGGTCTATTCTCCAGCTCAATGACCGAAATGTTTAGTAGAAAAT TGAGATTATCGGCAAATGATGTTTTATCGCATCAGCCTGCTAATATTGTTGTTTCCCATGATGAGGAAGAACCTTTTGAATCTCTGAAAGAAATTGAGGCACAAACTATTGGGAATCTCCTTCCTGATGAAGATGATCTCTTTTCTGGTGTGACTGACAAGTTTGGTTACAAGGGTCATGCCAATAACATGCACGAATTTGAAGATTTTGATCTGTTTAGCAGTAGTGGAGGTATGGAATTAGAAGGAGATGATCATCCATCTGTGGGGCTTAGAGAGTATCATTTGGTTGGGGGAGTTTCAAGTGGTCAAAGTGGCTGTATTGGATCATTTGCTGGTGAACACCCCTCTAGGACACTTTTTGTCAGAAATATCAATAGCAATGTTGAAGATTCTGAATTGAAAGCTCTTTTTGAG AAATATGGAGATATTCAGGCCCTATACACATCCTGCAAGCATCGCGGATTTGTTATGATTTCTTATTATGATATAAGAGCAGCTCAAAATGCGATGAGAGCTCTTCAAAGTAAGCCACTGAGGCGTAGGATGCTTGACATACATTATTCAATTCCCAAG GACAATCCTTCTGAGAAAGATGTAAACCAGGGAACCCTAGCAGTATTCAACCTTGATTCTTCTGTTTCAAATGATGAGCTTCGTCAAATTTTTGGAGTTTATGGTCAAATTAAAGAT atcCATGAAACTCCACACAAGCAGCATGGCAAGTTCGtagaattttatgatattaGAGCTGCAGAGGCTGCACTTCGCGCATTGAATAAGACTGACATTGGTGGGAAGCAAGTCAAGCTGGAACCAAGCTGTCCAGGGGGTGCAAGACAAGG ATCGATGCAAGTACCTGAGCAGGAGCAAAATGGAACTGATCTTGGTCATAGCCCCTGCAACAACTTGTCATTGGGATGCAAAg GAGTAATTGTGTCAAGCTGGATGATTAATGGATTGAATCAGGGTGTATATTCTGTGATCCAGTCGCCTATGAATACATTTACAGAAAATTCTCTCTCTCACCAGACTTCTAGTGTTACAAATGTCTTGCCCTCTCCAGTGAGAATGGCCTCTGCTGGTAAACAAGTTGGCTTTTATGATTCAAATAATAACTCTCTGGATGAAATGAATTTTGGCAACCAACGGATTCCCACTTTCCATCCTCATTCCTTCCCTGAATATCATGATAGTTTAGCCCATGGTATTCCTTGCAATTCTTCAACTACTCTTGCAGACTTGACTAGCATGGGTCTCAGAATGACGGAAGGAATGGACAGCAGACACTTTCATGGAGCATCTACTACCAGGCATGCAGTGGAACATAAAGTAGGAG TTGTTGGATCTTCTGGGAATGGGAGTGGCCCTGTTCATGAACATCGTAATGTGTGGAATAACCCCAATCAATATCAGCAACATCCTTCAAGTCCTATGATGTGGCAGAATTCTCCATCATTTGTCAATGGTCTTCATGCACATCGCATTCCACTGATGTCTGGATTCCCTAGAGCACCACCACATATGTTGAACTCAGCCTCATCTTTGCCTCACCATATTGGATCGGCTCCATCTGTTACTCCCTCCCTCTGGGAAAGGCATGCCTATTCTGGGGAGTCTCCAGAAACTTCTAGTCTTCACCTTGGTTCTCTTGGAAGCCCAGGTTTTTCTG GGAGGAACCCAGTGATTTCAATGCCTACCTCTTTTGATTCTCCGAATGATCATGCAAGAAATCTGTCCCATCGAAGAAATGAAGTTAACTCTAATAGTGCTGATAAAAAACAGTACGAACTGGATATTGACCGCATATTGCATGGTGAAGACAGCCGCACAACATTGATGATAAAGAATATTCCAAATAA GTATACTTCAAAGATGCTTCTTGCTGCAATTGATGAGCACTGTCGAGGAACTTATGACTTTCTTTATTTGCCAATTGACTTCAAG AACAAATGCAATGTGGGATATGCATTCATCAACATGATCGATCCTCAACAGATTGTTCCCTTCCATCTG GCATTCAATGGCAAAAAATGGGAGAAGTTTAACAGCGAAAAGGTGGCGTCTCTTGCATACGCTCGAATTCAGGGAAAATCTGCCCTTATTGCCCATTTCCAGAATTCAAGTTTAATGAACGAGGATAAAAGATGTCGTCCTATTCTCTTTCATACAGATGGTCCAAATGCAGGTGACCCG GAGCCATTTCCCATGGGTACCAATATCCGATCAAGACCAGGAAAGCCTCGAACAAATGGCAACGAGGGGAACTACAACCAAGGGATCTCTTCAGTGTCTGCAAGCGGAGAAGAATATCTCAATGGCCTGGATTTGGTACCTGGGTCTTCAAAGGATTCTGACTGA
- the LOC107423491 gene encoding protein MEI2-like 1 isoform X1 → MPFELMDQRGVSASPHFFEDICYSSEREVRKPKTMPNYQAHSVDCSEMPLSNLSREQAERQSIGQGVAPFSKASWKPMDHHLKLWPDLYKKPVSYSMDGKTSLINESHHESGLFSSSMTEMFSRKLRLSANDVLSHQPANIVVSHDEEEPFESLKEIEAQTIGNLLPDEDDLFSGVTDKFGYKGHANNMHEFEDFDLFSSSGGMELEGDDHPSVGLREYHLVGGVSSGQSGCIGSFAGEHPSRTLFVRNINSNVEDSELKALFEKYGDIQALYTSCKHRGFVMISYYDIRAAQNAMRALQSKPLRRRMLDIHYSIPKDNPSEKDVNQGTLAVFNLDSSVSNDELRQIFGVYGQIKDIHETPHKQHGKFVEFYDIRAAEAALRALNKTDIGGKQVKLEPSCPGGARQGSMQVPEQEQNGTDLGHSPCNNLSLGCKGVIVSSWMINGLNQGVYSVIQSPMNTFTENSLSHQTSSVTNVLPSPVRMASAGKQVGFYDSNNNSLDEMNFGNQRIPTFHPHSFPEYHDSLAHGIPCNSSTTLADLTSMGLRMTEGMDSRHFHGASTTRHAVEHKVGVVGSSGNGSGPVHEHRNVWNNPNQYQQHPSSPMMWQNSPSFVNGLHAHRIPLMSGFPRAPPHMLNSASSLPHHIGSAPSVTPSLWERHAYSGESPETSSLHLGSLGSPGFSGSPHLHPMEISSHNMLSQVGGNCMDMTTNVGQHSSQHICHIFPGRNPVISMPTSFDSPNDHARNLSHRRNEVNSNSADKKQYELDIDRILHGEDSRTTLMIKNIPNKYTSKMLLAAIDEHCRGTYDFLYLPIDFKNKCNVGYAFINMIDPQQIVPFHLAFNGKKWEKFNSEKVASLAYARIQGKSALIAHFQNSSLMNEDKRCRPILFHTDGPNAGDPEPFPMGTNIRSRPGKPRTNGNEGNYNQGISSVSASGEEYLNGLDLVPGSSKDSD, encoded by the exons ATGCCATTTGAACTTATGGATCAGAGGGGCGTATCTGCGTCTCCCCACTTCTTTGAAGACATTTGTTATTCTTCTGAG AGAGAAGTTAGGAAGCCGAAAACCATGCCCAATTATCAAG CGCATTCAGTGGATTGTTCAGAAATGCCACTGTCCAACCTATCCAGGGAACAAGCAGAAAGGCAAAGCATTGGTCAAGGAGTTGCCCCTTTCTCCAAGGCTTCATGGAAGCCTATGGATCACCATCTAAAATTGTGGCCAGATTTGTATAAGAAGCCAGTATCTTACAGCATGGATGGAAAGACAAGCCTTATTAATGAAAGCCACCATGAAAGTGGTCTATTCTCCAGCTCAATGACCGAAATGTTTAGTAGAAAAT TGAGATTATCGGCAAATGATGTTTTATCGCATCAGCCTGCTAATATTGTTGTTTCCCATGATGAGGAAGAACCTTTTGAATCTCTGAAAGAAATTGAGGCACAAACTATTGGGAATCTCCTTCCTGATGAAGATGATCTCTTTTCTGGTGTGACTGACAAGTTTGGTTACAAGGGTCATGCCAATAACATGCACGAATTTGAAGATTTTGATCTGTTTAGCAGTAGTGGAGGTATGGAATTAGAAGGAGATGATCATCCATCTGTGGGGCTTAGAGAGTATCATTTGGTTGGGGGAGTTTCAAGTGGTCAAAGTGGCTGTATTGGATCATTTGCTGGTGAACACCCCTCTAGGACACTTTTTGTCAGAAATATCAATAGCAATGTTGAAGATTCTGAATTGAAAGCTCTTTTTGAG AAATATGGAGATATTCAGGCCCTATACACATCCTGCAAGCATCGCGGATTTGTTATGATTTCTTATTATGATATAAGAGCAGCTCAAAATGCGATGAGAGCTCTTCAAAGTAAGCCACTGAGGCGTAGGATGCTTGACATACATTATTCAATTCCCAAG GACAATCCTTCTGAGAAAGATGTAAACCAGGGAACCCTAGCAGTATTCAACCTTGATTCTTCTGTTTCAAATGATGAGCTTCGTCAAATTTTTGGAGTTTATGGTCAAATTAAAGAT atcCATGAAACTCCACACAAGCAGCATGGCAAGTTCGtagaattttatgatattaGAGCTGCAGAGGCTGCACTTCGCGCATTGAATAAGACTGACATTGGTGGGAAGCAAGTCAAGCTGGAACCAAGCTGTCCAGGGGGTGCAAGACAAGG ATCGATGCAAGTACCTGAGCAGGAGCAAAATGGAACTGATCTTGGTCATAGCCCCTGCAACAACTTGTCATTGGGATGCAAAg GAGTAATTGTGTCAAGCTGGATGATTAATGGATTGAATCAGGGTGTATATTCTGTGATCCAGTCGCCTATGAATACATTTACAGAAAATTCTCTCTCTCACCAGACTTCTAGTGTTACAAATGTCTTGCCCTCTCCAGTGAGAATGGCCTCTGCTGGTAAACAAGTTGGCTTTTATGATTCAAATAATAACTCTCTGGATGAAATGAATTTTGGCAACCAACGGATTCCCACTTTCCATCCTCATTCCTTCCCTGAATATCATGATAGTTTAGCCCATGGTATTCCTTGCAATTCTTCAACTACTCTTGCAGACTTGACTAGCATGGGTCTCAGAATGACGGAAGGAATGGACAGCAGACACTTTCATGGAGCATCTACTACCAGGCATGCAGTGGAACATAAAGTAGGAG TTGTTGGATCTTCTGGGAATGGGAGTGGCCCTGTTCATGAACATCGTAATGTGTGGAATAACCCCAATCAATATCAGCAACATCCTTCAAGTCCTATGATGTGGCAGAATTCTCCATCATTTGTCAATGGTCTTCATGCACATCGCATTCCACTGATGTCTGGATTCCCTAGAGCACCACCACATATGTTGAACTCAGCCTCATCTTTGCCTCACCATATTGGATCGGCTCCATCTGTTACTCCCTCCCTCTGGGAAAGGCATGCCTATTCTGGGGAGTCTCCAGAAACTTCTAGTCTTCACCTTGGTTCTCTTGGAAGCCCAGGTTTTTCTGGTAGTCCTCATTTGCATCCTATGGAAATTTCTTCTCATAACATGCTTTCTCAAGTCGGTGGAAATTGCATGGATATGACCACAAATGTTGGGCAACACTCTTCTCAGCATATTTGCCACATCTTTCCAGGGAGGAACCCAGTGATTTCAATGCCTACCTCTTTTGATTCTCCGAATGATCATGCAAGAAATCTGTCCCATCGAAGAAATGAAGTTAACTCTAATAGTGCTGATAAAAAACAGTACGAACTGGATATTGACCGCATATTGCATGGTGAAGACAGCCGCACAACATTGATGATAAAGAATATTCCAAATAA GTATACTTCAAAGATGCTTCTTGCTGCAATTGATGAGCACTGTCGAGGAACTTATGACTTTCTTTATTTGCCAATTGACTTCAAG AACAAATGCAATGTGGGATATGCATTCATCAACATGATCGATCCTCAACAGATTGTTCCCTTCCATCTG GCATTCAATGGCAAAAAATGGGAGAAGTTTAACAGCGAAAAGGTGGCGTCTCTTGCATACGCTCGAATTCAGGGAAAATCTGCCCTTATTGCCCATTTCCAGAATTCAAGTTTAATGAACGAGGATAAAAGATGTCGTCCTATTCTCTTTCATACAGATGGTCCAAATGCAGGTGACCCG GAGCCATTTCCCATGGGTACCAATATCCGATCAAGACCAGGAAAGCCTCGAACAAATGGCAACGAGGGGAACTACAACCAAGGGATCTCTTCAGTGTCTGCAAGCGGAGAAGAATATCTCAATGGCCTGGATTTGGTACCTGGGTCTTCAAAGGATTCTGACTGA